cCTCATACAGCTACGATTAATTTATGCTTCACCGTTGCAAGAAACGCCTACATGTATGCAATACGTTGGACAAAAAACCACTGTTAAGTgctgcaaatgaaaaaaaaaggtaaaaaatccACCATATCCTGCAAATACTCTGCCGGATTCAATTTTGCTTCTGTATCGGACAAATTCGTGAAATTCCATTTTATAGCGAATGCCTCCAACTAGGCACTGACCAATGGGAAACGTACGCTTCTCAGAAAGCTTCGTTAGTGGAAATTCCACAATCGTTTCGCTGCAATTGACGGCAAATTACGAAAACGAACGATCTGTAGTTGTCAGACGGATACAAGAATCAATCAATTATACGAACATATTTTCCAAACATAGTTCAGTTTCGCCTACAATTTAACTAAATATTTCGGAGAAACCACGAAACTATGCCATTTCCCGCAATACGAGTACATACCAGTTCAATAACGCAAAAACGTACTGCAAAAGCTGCATGTATGCATTTGCGTTCTTCACAACCCATTCTCGCTCAAGTTTTCCTATCCAATGAACCTTTTGAAGCTCTTCTGCTATACTTCCACCCAGCACAAGGATAGGATTAAGCAAAAATGAGTAACGGATCAAGATAGCCTGCACCGTACTGCACACGCAAACACGGCCAGGGCTAGGAAGGATGTAAAACCTTTTCATGTGTCAGCTGTCAACGACAGTATCGACTGGCCATCGTTGAACGGTGAAGGGTAAACTCTACCTTTCATCACACtggcagacacacacacacatagccacACTTGCAAAGCCCCAACATCCACTCAACCCAGGCAACAGTTGGCGTGCAGTGCCGGAGATGAGCCTCGACCGAGAATGGGTAAGGGTCAGACGGACGGGCTATTTTCAAAACCATGATTTCCATTCCGAACATCCATCGAACAGTATCAAAGCATTGGTTGAAAAAGCGACCATAACTggggaaaaaagagagagagcaaaaaatcgCACTGGCATTTTGGGCCAAAAATTGTCCCGTCTCTTTGTCGGGTTGTCGCCCGGCGATTCGGAAAAGAAATCACTCGGTGTCGGTTACGCTGGCACTTCACTGGCAGCAGACGCAGATGGACCGATATACTGAGCGGTCGTGCGACCGCTTTTTTCCTTCGATACCACACAGCCTTTGCCAAGGGATGGAAAGGATGAGTATCGAAAATCCAATCATATTTCGGTTAATCCAGCGTGTGTACTGGAGCCGCACGCGGGGTTTACGACCGTTTACCCCGTTGAATGGACGATAAAATGTTTCGTTTAAAGTTGGCACCGATCCGTGTTTGATGGTTTGCGGAGgtggtttatatttttttttcaagctgCCTAAACCCTCCAAAACGATACCGGTCGGGCGTGTCGGTGGTCGTACCACTCAGCCGAGCAAAAGGGTTGAATCGGTCCGAAAACTGATTTTCGGCACCGTCGGGAACTTACCGCGCAGTGACAGCAGGGCACTGTTGTTCACCAGATTGTCCATCAGCGGCACGATATGGCTGTGCGTCATCGTGGACAGCCGGTTCGAGTCGAGGTTGAGCAGCTGCAGGGCCGACACGCTGGTGAAGGTGGCACTGTCGATCGTGGTGATGCGATTGTTCTCCAGGTGCAGATAGTTCAGGCTGGTCAGTCCGTCAAAGGCACGCTCGTCGATTTTCTGATggggaaaaaaggggaaggaaaacaaacaaacggttttAGGTTCAAAGGGCTCTTAAATCGCTCATACATTCAACAGCCGGGCGAACCGGGCGAACTCACCTCAATGCGATTGCTGTCGAGAAACAGCATCTGCAGGCTCCACAGGTCGGCGAACACGAACGCACCGAGATAGTCCACATCGTTGTAGGACAGCTTCAGGATCTTCAGGTTTTCCAGCCCCTTGAAGTACTCGCGCGCCAGCACCGCGATCTGGTTCGACTCGAGCCGCAGCTCCTCCAGCTTGGCCAGCTCCTCGAACCCGTTGTCGTGCAGGTTGACGATGCTGTTGTTGGCCAGGTTCAGCTTGATCAGCTTCGGCACGTCCACGAACGCGTCCCGCCCGATCGTGCGGATGTAGTTGTTCTCCAGCATCAGCTCCTCGAGCGACCGGTGGTGCGCGAACGAGTGGTTGTGCAGCGTGACGATCTGATTGTTCGGCAGGTTGATGACGCGCAGCTCGGTCAGGTTGCCGAACGCGTACGGATAGATGTCGCCGATGATGCCGTACTCGATCGTGAGCGTGCGCAGCTTGTACAGCGTGGCGATCACGTCCGACGGGATGTAGGTCAGGTTGCCCGACTTGCGCACCGTAAACTTCAGATGCTCCAGCTCGGTCTGCGTGTGGAAGGCGAGCCAGTTGTAGTCCTTGCGGGGCAGCTCGCCGTCAAAGATGGAGCAGGACGCTTTCTGCGCCTTGGCGTGGCTTTCCGGCGAGCAGTGGCAGGCCAGCTTCATGTTGATGTCCTCGGAGCACAGGTCCATCAGCGGGGTGGTGATGGTCGGTGCCGAGGACACGATCTGGGCGGATTTGCCCTTGCGCACCGTCTGCTTTTCGTAGCTGCGCGCTACGGTCGCGTAGGGCAGGGTGGCtagcagcaccagcatcaACCCGGCCAAGGTACGGTCTGTGCTTATCGTCCTCATCGTCGTTTTGTGAAGCGGTGAAGCTGTGAAGCGGAGCGGAAAGAAGTGCATGAAACCGTTAGCAGGTCATTCAGAAACGAGGGTTGCTGCGATACACATTTTGATGGTATTTCCATTCGAAGCAATTAAGATAATATTATTATCGGCATCCTTTCAAAGGCTAATGGGACACTACAACACTTGCtagaataattaatttaatccttTTCCTAAACCATCAACGGCGTACACACCGACTAAAACATTTGGCATAATGTATCGTAATCTTCCCTGCCTCGCAGGCCTTACAGAAATCAACCGAGCGGTTGCTgcagtttcaattaaaataaacaagatTTGTCGCATTTGTTTAGCACGCAAGCGTGTTTCACGCACATTACGCCAAATACCGGGAATCCCATTTTCGGCTTAGCTGCCAATACTTGTTTTTCCCCCGTCTTTAGAACTTtaaaacgcacacatacacccctCTCATTACAGTACCATCGTTTGCCCGGCGTGACAGTGAGCGATGTCGAATGCAAATACAGgcaaacattttaatgctcaCGCCCGCAGGCAAGCGTGcctttttcaattcaaacaatCGCTCCCTGAAGGCGTTTTTGGGGCGAATGATCGCCTCGACGGGAAGGGTGAAATTTGTacatcaacaaacaaaaaggaaggaaaagaaagaaaaaaaatacggcAAAAAGCAACGAAGACAGCCATTTTACGTGGAACGATTTGTGAGACGGGTAAGCGAGGGGAATCCTCACGTCCCGGGACGAAACaggcaaatgcaaaaaaaaaaggtttgcttcctttttatCTTTGATTGTGGGTGTGCGCATTCGCGATTCGATTACGCCCTTCCGGTTATCTCTGTTGATTCAGACCGGCTGGTACTGGTCTCATCTTACCCGACTGTTGGGTGGGGAAAAAGCCAGCCCCGAGGGGACATTAGGCGCTTGTGACGCCCGGGCCGGGAGGAAAACTGTAGCCCGGCGAGTTGCCGCGAGACGTTTCACTCCCCGGGTTTGCGgggatttatttattcttttgcttttattttctgttCCACCTCACCCACCGCCTCAGCGCGTTCGAACCCTATCAAATTAGCATCTGATTTACTTAAGCAATTTAGCAGCCGCTTGGGCCGAATGCTTCTTCGCTGGCAGGTGGGCAGAAGGTACCAGATAATGGGAATTAGTTGCAACCCTCGTTCTTTTTCGCAGCATTCGCGCATTCGGCATTTGCGCCGAAGCGTTTCGTGAagagttgtatttttttttttgtgtcaatttaaaatttcaataaaagaGAATTTAAATGCGACATGTGTTCCGTGTCCCCCAATCCGTTGGGTGGAATCGATTCGTTCCCAATAAAACGCCTGCCACGATGGCACGCTGCCGCAATCTTTTCCCTCttacagctgctgctgcaattgCGCAACAACTTTCATGAGCTGCTCCTCATCAATTATTGATTCATACTCACTGCAGTCGCATTTTCTGCGACCCTCACACACCCCTTACCGATCGGTTTGCTGATTAACGGAACCTGCATTATTGAACGGTGACGTTTTCCCACCAAGCTCGGTTTGACTCGCGCTGCCCGGAAAAGCCCCGGCCGAGCCGTTCACACGCAGCTGGCGTTCACGGGTAACGGGGTGACGGTTGGGTCGTTAATTTTTCTCCTATTATCCTGGGCCCctgctttgctgctgcacGCTTCTCGTCCCTCAGCCAAACGTGGTGTGTCGATTTTGAGACCACCAGGGCCAGTAAATCCACCACCCGTCGTGCCgcatcatttttcattcaattaaCTTGCATTGCCAATTTCACTCTGTTGCCTATCTCCGGtgtacacgtgtgtgtgtgtgtgtgcatcccTCGTGAGGACCCGCGCGTATCCGGTCAGCCTACGGGAAGTCATATTTCaccgagcgtgtgtgtgtataaatgCGCCACCCGGGGACACTGGTGTTACGTTTCTATTAAGAAATTAAAATGGACCGTACGGCCGACCGGCACCGCTCCCATGATGCTGGGAATAAAAACTAACTGTGGCATGCCACGCCAAAGGTAAGAGCTTGAACGAGGGGGAAAGCGGTACGTTACTGCCATATGTTTcgccatttttttatatgttttgctCAACTTCCCAAACGTTGCAACATTGCAAACACCCGGACGTGTTGCCTTCCGAGCTCCTGCGGTGCCCATAAGACGACGCCATCAAACGGTGCAAGCGAACGGGCagcgaacaaacaaacgaaaaaaaaagaaacacgtttGCACACGGTATTCATGAGCAGCATTTTTCGCTCATTTAATATAAAGTGCAATTTATTCCCCTTTTTTCCATTAAACGCGATTGCCGCTGAATTGCCACCGAATGCAAGCGTTTCCCGGCTTGTTGCCGATAAGAGATTGCatcgatttttattattgcattCAATTTTCCCCTCATTTGTGCGGGCATCGAAagtcaataaataaaaccatacatgcacgtacacacactcacacacgggAAAGCTGAAAGGTAATTCGGGTTAAACGAAGGCAAAAAGGATATTAATCAAACTACATCAAGCAGGGAATGGTGGGCTGGGGTGGAGCAGTCAAAAGCCAAAACGTTGCAACATCAACATGCACATTGCACATTTTCGTTCGCCTGCGATgcattttgtatgttttctGGGGCACCGGCGGCGGGCACACCGATAGTAACAGCAGTTTGCAATGTCGCGTAAAGTCACTTTACGCTTAGTGTGCATATGTTTTGTGCtcttgtgggtgtgtgtgtttttttgttgatgtgcTGCTtgcaaaaatatgaaaaaagaaattgcACTCTGCACATTATCAAGGCAGCACATTTTGGCACAGGGAgggaaaatacaaaaatggctTGCGAACGGTTCAAGCTGTGCTCGAGTTTTTGTCCCGCTTTTTTCTGCATTCGGTTCGATGGGAAAGCTAATGTTTTGATCGAATTTTCATCGATCTAACAGCGTGAGCAGTTTCAGCACACGGAAAGCAAGCCGGTTCGGTGCAATAAACACGCTATAATAAGCATGTGTATGCATACGGAGGCCACTGCTGTCGACGGGGCTTAATTGTGTTTTGATACACCAATATTTATACTTCTTTCCTTACTGCTGCCATCGGCAACCCCTTGATTGAAGATGCTTGCAGGCAAGATGCACACAAAGGATTGCAGAGCCCGCAGGGGTCCGCGCTGCTGTTGCATCAACAGCTCATTACCTGCAAGTACCCCTGGAGTACCACTGGGTTCTGCTTTCAAAACACCAAGGAAACAAGATTGAAAGGAAGCagggaaaaaacacacccTTCACTTGAGAAATAACTCACCTTTCGAGTGTCTTGAGCAGGGAAGCAAAACCATGCTTTGTGCCTTTGAATAGGAGCGCGCATCGAGTGCGCGATGATGCAATTCCCGTCCCTCGCTGCACACTGCCCTACCCAAGCGGAAACCGCTCCGTTTGCAGATGGTCCCAGGCAACGTGTTGTGTCACTTCCGTTTTGCTTCGTTcgtgtttcgtttcttttttttttttaattgcaccCGTCCCTACCTTTGTTTTGTGCTGCGTGTTGCGTCCCTTTCCCCTAGCACGGCCCCGGGAACAACTGGCCACTTCAGCGCAGGTCGGGCAGCTTCATAGCTTCTTGATTGGAAAGCAATAGGCAAGCGCAGCAAACCGAGAGGGGTCGTGCTCGAGATTCCCGGCAACAGTTACCGATAGGGAGGGACCCGAAGGGTGGCAAATACAAGCCCCTCGATCGAAGGGAGGGAATAACAAGGAATAAGACCCCTTCAACCATCGTAACCATTCATCAACGCGGCCTGATCGGTCTCATCATCGCTTCGTCATCGTCAACATCATCGGAGCTGACTGGTGCGAGTCAAAACAGCGCGCCAAACTGTTGACGTGAGAGAAGAGCCCAACCGAGGGCTTTTCAAAGGGAAGGAACGGTCCCGTTCGAATCAAAGCATCTGCGGGTGAGAGATCATCAAGCGGCGTTCCTTCCAGCGCTTCGGGTTGCGAATGGTTCCGATACTTGATTGGCAAACTAATGATCAGATAAAAGTACTTGAAGGACGCTGTGCGCGGCGTTGGTACTTGTGATTCTTGAcagtgagttttgttttttcccttctgCGTTGTTCCGAAGCTAttcattcaatttcatttatatataaatgggatttgaataaaaattttaattagaaGTATCGATTCATCCTCACTTCACATTCAATGAAAATGTGATTCATTGAACGATTATCTATTAATTACTTTTCACTACACTATCCGCCGGAATGTATGCAATCCGAAATGCAAACTCACTCACACATAATTTGAAGCACATTTAACCTTTCATTCGTTCCTGCTTTGTGATTTATCAAGATTATTGGCTACTGAGGTGTAAAATAAAGGCCCGCTACTCTAGCAAAAGAAATTATAATCAACACGATTGGTCTACTGCCGAGCCATGCAAAAAAACATCCGCTTTTCCTTCCGTGCGCATTTTGTATTCACAGCTGTAGCTTCTCAACCAATCGACCAAATCGCAACAGGATGTTTTTTATCCTCGGTTAAAGCCACACTCGCCCACCTCAAACCACACGAACAGACTTTACCAGCTAAATTTTAAAGGGAGGTAAATTTGAAAAGCAACAGAAAAGGTACATAAAACCATGATCAAACGACTGCCGGtcacaccagcaccagcacagcGGCGTCGTCCTCGCAATGTTTCCGTCGCGTTGTAAGTTTCaactttttccttcttctgccAATTAGCCATCTGAGCTCACCGCTTTCCTGTtttttggctgctgctgctgctgctggtggtggtagttcCCAACATTTACTGTCGATTTTCCCCTGATTGTTAAGTATTACACTTCGTTTTCCAGTTTTTGGGACGAAAAAACACGTACTCCTTCTAACCTCCCGTTGCTTGCTGTTTCTGCGCACACATTTACAGATCGCGAGAAAACTCCGAGCCAGCTCATTCAATGGTGAGCGTGGAATTGGACCAAAAGCAAGGGAACGCTGTTCGCGACCAAACTAGCGGAACGACACCGTGTGTAGCGCttgatggcaaaaaaaaatggcacaaacaACGGCAAAAGGTAGCCAAAGTCGTGGCGAGAAGAAAAGGGCAAGAATAGGACCacaaccgaaaccgaaccgtTCGTCCCCACGCCAAAAGGAAACTCTCTCCAGCAACAATCAACACGGAAGTGTGTATTCAATTTGTACAAGCGAATCGCTCCCCGGGCTCCCGGTGGACCGATTCCGCGGGTGCGAATGAAGTTTGCGATGCGAAAACCAGATTTAGGTAATTTTTTGTTCAGTTCGCTTTCTTGCTTTCTTTGCCCTGCCTTTGCCTTCCCGCCCTGTTCCGGCGGTTGTTCGTTGTTCATTGGCAGCGAATGCCAGAGACCCTTGTAGGCCTTTTGCTTCGATTGTCAGCATGCGTCCTTTCGCTTTTATCTGCGCCTGGTGGTGGCGTATACACTCCAATCTCTTGATTTCCTAACGAAATTTCTAAATTCAATAATACGCTATCGGGCCGGGGACATCGCAACGGCAATAGGCAAGCCGGGGCTCAACAACAGCACGCCAGCAGAAGGATGAAAGcggatgaagaagaaaaaaaaggcattgCACAGAAAAGCGCACATCGTTCGCACCGCGGTACACGGTAAAAGCGGAACCACCCGAGCCCCAGCTCGGAAATTGGGTTGGGCGCCGAAGTTGATTACCGAGTCGAGTGGTGCTGCCAAGCCCCGGCCATGCACCGAGCGGGCGGTTCCGGGGAGGTGGTGATGATTGAATTAAGCTTTCGAAATGATTGACTTTTGCCAGTCAATTGTTGACTTCGATTATGTAGATCAGCGAAAAGCTGCTTTCAGCCGCCTTGCGGTCTGGGCCCTTGCTGTGCTGTGCAGaagtgtttgatttttcttcgCAGCTGCTGTGAAGTTCCGGCAGGCCGGGCCTGTTCTGTTCGCCTGTTTCCTTGCACGGCGAAAGTATCTTGAACGGATTAGAGCTCGTACGCTACTTACGGCAGCCGTGTGGCGGGGTGCCGTTTGTCGGATGGGCCATTCCGGCACACCTGGCGTACGATTTAATCCGCAGAAAAGCGTACTCGAAGTCAAAGTGTTTGGGCAGAGGCGCAAGCAACGCGTGCGGGCACAATGATAGCTCTCTGTCAGTGGCGTGtcttgtgtggtgtgtggctTGAAGAGGCTTTTCTGCTGGAGCGGAGCAGGGGTTTGGCATAATACCGTCAGCATGTAAATGTTAAACCAATTTGGGTACGATTACGTACGAGCAGGCATTGAAGAAGTGGAGCTGAACCTGTGAATACCGAATTACTATCCACTAGAAATGAAATGCCTCTCTGCGTTAATCGATGTAAAAGAAGTGCTGTTTTGCTGGTGTGAATTGATGTAAGAAGGTGTCATCAAAGTATTATTTGCGCAGCGTAAGCCAATAAGGAAGGGAAGTGTTTCGGACTGAAGGTAATCGAGTAATTGATGGAAGCCAAACTAGTTAAGGCTGCTAAAACACGAGCATTGAGGAGATCGAGGTCATTTGAAGCATTCCAATGTGATTAAAACACGATTGCTTGAAAGTAGGCAATCCGCATCACTTGCCCTTAAAGTTATGCAGTGTGTATCGCAACGCTTCGTTAATACGTACGTTGTGTGAAAATCTGGTTGAATGGTGTTGACGTTTTAAGTAGTTTTAATACATTTCTAGTTCATTCTAGACTTTTACACAGACAGAACACACGTCAATGATCGGTTTAGTTCATCCAATTAGCCACAAGTGACATTTACTAGACATCGATGTCAAGTTCAACGAACTTGTTTCAATTTCTTCTTTCCCATCCAGCACCCATTAAATGTAGCGTGCTCCAGTGGTCAATGATCTACGAATGAATTGGAATTACATCATGCTCAATAATAATAACCGCTGGACAAAAGACCCCTCCTAGTACTGTACCGTCGCATTCGAGTCCGCTCGGTGGTTTGAAAGGAATTTGATCTCAGTTTTTGTAACATGAGCCACGGTACTACGGCTGCCCCAGCTTGCCTTTCCTCCCATCCTTGCATCCGACTACAGAACGCACATTCAAAAGCACTTGAGACAGAAACCGCAGAAAGCGTTGAATGCAACGCGACTGCAACCACAAAACATCCACATTAACCGCAGGTTTTAGCCGCTCTGTGGCACAAAATGATTGAACCTGTCGGAGGAGTATtcatgttttcttcttttttttttttggttatggtggtttgcttcatttttcgGGTAAGCATTCACCAACTATGCTCCGATTATGCTGCACACTAGTCTAACAAGCACCGGTCCACCTCCGTGCCCCGCTCGTTTGACAGCTGGATGGATATGAAAGAATTCAATAACGAATCGGAAATTCGATACCGCCTGCATGCTGGCTCGCCGAAGAGAGGGACGGTAAGCGAAGCGAAGGtaaaagaaagggaaaatcTTTGTAAACTAGACGCGTCCCTAAGCATCAGCGGCCTTTGAAGCTCGTTCAGCTTCGATAACGAGAAATGCTCCGCATCCTGTCTTTGATTTTCAAAGAAATTGATTAGATATAGCTTC
This is a stretch of genomic DNA from Anopheles merus strain MAF chromosome 2R, AmerM5.1, whole genome shotgun sequence. It encodes these proteins:
- the LOC121589077 gene encoding connectin-like; its protein translation is MRTISTDRTLAGLMLVLLATLPYATVARSYEKQTVRKGKSAQIVSSAPTITTPLMDLCSEDINMKLACHCSPESHAKAQKASCSIFDGELPRKDYNWLAFHTQTELEHLKFTVRKSGNLTYIPSDVIATLYKLRTLTIEYGIIGDIYPYAFGNLTELRVINLPNNQIVTLHNHSFAHHRSLEELMLENNYIRTIGRDAFVDVPKLIKLNLANNSIVNLHDNGFEELAKLEELRLESNQIAVLAREYFKGLENLKILKLSYNDVDYLGAFVFADLWSLQMLFLDSNRIEKIDERAFDGLTSLNYLHLENNRITTIDSATFTSVSALQLLNLDSNRLSTMTHSHIVPLMDNLVNNSALLSLRDNRFICDCRLSWMYDLSDRTRNEELRESLKSIDCILGLTPEEPTRSPLASSYDFGQLDENGEYIDDSASENDALAKEVPQTVNVLKLGREELPCPEELAGPTGDPNPRESKGLFNLSWNSSAAGDRYGGSSSRVLLAIAAAAALGLVRRSISC